A DNA window from Centroberyx gerrardi isolate f3 chromosome 5, fCenGer3.hap1.cur.20231027, whole genome shotgun sequence contains the following coding sequences:
- the arhgap46a gene encoding rho GTPase-activating protein 39 isoform X2, with protein MAGTSSDWVEILEPRSRERMYVNLTTGECGWEPPLGAPVRQADGNQWWELFDPHSGRFYYYNSAGRRTVWHRPQGGDIVPLSQLQAMKRCSEAKRVAGSAERHHHGTTGSIGSVGSQGRRTPLPEQDRDTPLPRAPETAEKETADPEPEPAADNRSQGDGSSTEHSADGSKEPQRDASQRWQPPPGTKAAMLVKVNSMSRSQPIPALQQHLHHSTHNKANTFTLHPSSNKAQGGHLSSTQGYKTAPSGKMAADTRQAHHLRKASNGSFCLVTSESGHPSPLLHRSQTSTPRPVSPQYGCTAPIYDDPVSECPIYDEPPIDMEVEGVHLYNGPSLSRLTPTHSLQKPRLLQHPGSSHSASRHKRNPSASDYSPAGLECIKHMINVDPKQGHLSGSPVPTRTPSPTSRQDALLSQPQPQPQPHPQHQALSLPQARGQPRDREPGTPGPGTLEKKQSWRALEATVQRAMEARHSRQSSQASQDFPTPTPQATATYQDSGYSTGPSPSLRRKSRRRVGAGAGAGGRPGSVGSSGELCALNERLMAEMREVVSRSNTMREVRAGLEPEMGERGVVPRTRSPADSLRWYGGAGGSAGRCSSREDLTGAARSLSRAGNHGNPALTPLEIPGRQKRTYEKVDTLEKSITSQASLSSPETPGPPSQAGTLELQAQLESRKKGMVDGRTASLGPHRPAAHDSREGGDGGGGRAGGSSYQLSYATLRQPPPPDMGMEDWASKHLNMHTQGLFRRRVSIANMLSWNRGSIKKPMLVTSNRAVRKEACEMFKLVQAYMGDRPSRLDRRHCALLIVTKCWDMPGLRDELYVQLVRQTTGNTSPRSLAAGWELMAVSLAFFAPSPKFRCYLEGYIQRHTEPTSDKKLTQFILEQQELKLKKNSKSRKKRKQNTDEEEGLPISTYAKFCYRKLQKVAITGGKKGLRKPTLEEIDHSRRAIVTPSLFGSSLEEVMERQTELFPDRKLPWVQVQLSQYVLALGGAQTEGIFRVPGDIDEVNALKLQVDQWRIPENLSDPNVPASLMKLWYRELEEPLIPMNFYKQCVSNYDDPVSAIAVVQSLPELNRLVLCYFIHFLQVFAQPANVAVTKMDVNNLAMVMAPNCLRCQSDDPRVIFENTRKEMSFLRMLIVHLDTSFVEGVV; from the exons CTCTGATTGGGTGGAGATCCTGGAGCCGCGCTCTCGAGAGCGCATGTATGTGAACCTGACCACCGGCGAGTGCGGCTGGGAACCCCCGCTAGGCGCTCCTGTCCGCCAGGCTGACGGCAACCAGTGGTGGGAGCTGTTCGACCCCCACAGCGGCCGTTTCTACTACTATAACTCTGCCGGGCGCCGCACCGTCTGGCATCGACCCCAGGGAGGAGATATAGTGCCCCTCTCCCAGCTCCAGGCCATGAAGCGCTGCAGTGAGGCCAAGCGGGTTGCGGGTTCCGCGGAGAGGCACCACCATGGGACCACGGGGAGTATCGGCAGCGTAGGGAGCCAGGGGCGCCGCACCCCTCTGCCTGAGCAGGACAGAGACACCCCGCTCCCCAGAGCCCCAGAGACCGCTGAGAAAGAGACCGCCGACCCCGAGCCGGAGCCGGCAGCGGACAACAGATCCCAGGGAGACGGCAGCAGCACTGAACACAGTGCAGATGGCAGCAAAGAACCGCAGAG GGACGCTTCCCAAAGATGGCAGCCCCCACCCGGCACTAAGGCGGCCATGTTGGTGAAGGTGAATAGCATGAGCCGTAGCCAGCCCATCCCAGCCTTGCAGCAGCACCTCCACCACAGTACACACAACAAAGCCAACACCTTCACACTCCACCCCTCCAGCAACAAGGCCCAAGGGGGACACCTCAGCTCCACCCAGGGATACAAGACTGCCCCTTCCGGCAAAATGGCAGCTGACACACGCCAGGCCCACCACCTGAGAAAAGCTAGCAACGGCAGCTTCTGTTTGGTGACATCAGAGAGCGGCCATCCCAGTCCGCTCCTTCACAGGTCGCAGACCAGCACGCCACGCCCAGTCTCCCCCCAGTATGGCTGCACTGCCCCAATCTATGATGACCCAGTGTCAGAGTGCCCCATATATGATGAGCCCCCAATAGACATGGAAGTAGAGGGGGTGCACCTCTACAACGGGCCATCTCTGTCCCGCCTCACACCCACCCACAGCCTCCAGAAGCCCAGGCTCCTCCAGCACCCTGGTTCGTCCCACTCAGCCTCCAGGCACAAGAGGAACCCCTCTGCCTCAGACTACAGCCCAGCTGGCCTGGAGTGTATCAAGCACATGATCAACGTGGACCCCAAACAGGGACACCTGTCTGGTTCTCCCGTCCCCACACGTACCCCCTCCCCTACCTCCAGGCAGGATGCTCTCTTGtcccagcctcagcctcagcctcagccacaTCCCCAGCACCAGGCCCTGTCTCTTCCCCAGGCTCGAGGCCAGCCGAGGGACAGGGAGCCAGGGACCCCGGGCCCGGGCACACTGGAGAAGAAGCAGAGCTGGCGGGCCCTTGAGGCCACCGTGCAGCGGGCCATGGAGGCACGacacagcaggcagagcagCCAGGCCTCGCAGGACTTCCCCACCCCGACCCCGCAGGCCACGGCCACCTATCAGGACTCCGGTTACTCCACCGGCCCCTCCCCTagcctgaggaggaagagcaggaggagggtgGGCGCCGGCGCCGGAGCGGGAGGCAGGCCGGGGTCAGTGGGCAGCAGCGGGGAGCTGTGCGCCCTCAACGAGAGGCTGATGGCCGAGATGAGGGAGGTGGTGAGTCGCTCCAACACCATGAGGGAGGTGAGGGCGGGGCTGGAGCCGgagatgggggagaggggggtcgTGCCCCGGACGCGCTCCCCTGCGGACTCGCTCAGGTGGTACGGAGGAGCAGGGGGGTCAGCGGGCAGGTGTTCGTCACGAGAGGACCTCACTGGGGCCGCCCGGTCACTGAGTAGGGCAGGTAACCATGGCAACCCTGCCCTGACACCCCTGGAGATACCAGGGAGGCAGAAAAGGACCTACGAGAAGGTGGACACCCTGGAGAAGAGTATCACTAGCCAGGCCAGCCTGTCCTCACCAGAGACCCCAGGACCTCCCTCACAG GCGGGCACCCTAGAGCTGCAGGCTCAGTTGGAGAGCAGGAAGAAAGGCATGGTGGACGGGCGGACCGCTTCACTGGGCCCCCACCGCCCCGCCGCCCATGACAGCAGAGAAGGAGGCGATGGGGGCGGAGGAAGGGCGGGAGGCTCCTCCTACCAGCTCTCCTACGCCACCCTGCGGCAGCCCCCGCCCCCGGACATGGGCATGGAGGACTGGGCCAGCAAGCACCTCAACATGCACACTCAAGGCCTGTTCCGCCGCCGCGTCTCCATCGCCAACATGCTGTCGTGGAACCGCGGCTCCATCAAGAAGCCCATGCTGGTCACCAGCAACCGCGCCGTCAGGAAGGAGGCCTGCGAGATGTTCAAGCTGGTGCAGGCCTACATGGGAGACCGGCCCTCGCGGCTGGACCGCCGCCACTGCGCCCTACTCATCGTCACCAAGTGCTGGGACATGCCGGGGCTGAGGGACGAGCTGTACGTGCAGCTGGTGAGGCAGACTACCGGCAACACCAGCCCCAGGAGCTTGGCGGCGGGCTGGGAGCTCATGGCCGTCAGCTTGGCCTTCTTCGCCCCCTCGCCCAAGTTCCGCTGCTACCTGGAGGGCTACAtccagagacacacagagcccACCAGCGACAAGAAAC TGACTCAGTTCATACTGGAACAGCAGGAGCTGAAGCTGAAGAAGAATTCAAAGTCCAGAAAGAAACGAAAACAGAACACCGACGAGGAAGAGG GCCTGCCGATCAGCACATATGCAAAGTTCTGCTATCGGAAACTGCAGAAGGTGGCCATCACTGGAGGCAAAAAG GGTCTACGCAAGCCCACCTTGGAGGAGATCGACCACAGCAGGCGGGCCATCGTCACTCCCTCCCTGTTTGGCAGCTCCctggaggaggtgatggagaggCAGACTGAGCTGTTCCCAGACAGGAAGCTGCCCTGGGTGCAGGTTCAGCTCTCCCAGTACGTTCTAGCGCTGGGCGGGGCCCAGACGGAGGGCATCTTCAG GGTGCCTGGAGACATCGATGAAGTGAATGCGCTGAAGCTGCAGGTGGACCAGTGGAGGATCCCAGAGAATCTCTCCGACCCCAACGTCCCAG CCTCTCTGATGAAGCTGTGGTacagggagctggaggagccTCTCATCCCCATGAACTTCTACAAGCAGTGTGTCAGTAACTATGACGACCCGGTGTCGGCCATCGCTGTGGTGCAGTCTCTGCCTGAGCTGAACAGGCTGGTGCTCTGCTACTTCATCCACTTTCTGCAG
- the arhgap46a gene encoding rho GTPase-activating protein 39 isoform X1, with product MAGTSSDWVEILEPRSRERMYVNLTTGECGWEPPLGAPVRQADGNQWWELFDPHSGRFYYYNSAGRRTVWHRPQGGDIVPLSQLQAMKRCSEAKRVAGSAERHHHGTTGSIGSVGSQGRRTPLPEQDRDTPLPRAPETAEKETADPEPEPAADNRSQGDGSSTEHSADGSKEPQRDASQRWQPPPGTKAAMLVKVNSMSRSQPIPALQQHLHHSTHNKANTFTLHPSSNKAQGGHLSSTQGYKTAPSGKMAADTRQAHHLRKASNGSFCLVTSESGHPSPLLHRSQTSTPRPVSPQYGCTAPIYDDPVSECPIYDEPPIDMEVEGVHLYNGPSLSRLTPTHSLQKPRLLQHPGSSHSASRHKRNPSASDYSPAGLECIKHMINVDPKQGHLSGSPVPTRTPSPTSRQDALLSQPQPQPQPHPQHQALSLPQARGQPRDREPGTPGPGTLEKKQSWRALEATVQRAMEARHSRQSSQASQDFPTPTPQATATYQDSGYSTGPSPSLRRKSRRRVGAGAGAGGRPGSVGSSGELCALNERLMAEMREVVSRSNTMREVRAGLEPEMGERGVVPRTRSPADSLRWYGGAGGSAGRCSSREDLTGAARSLSRAGNHGNPALTPLEIPGRQKRTYEKVDTLEKSITSQASLSSPETPGPPSQAGTLELQAQLESRKKGMVDGRTASLGPHRPAAHDSREGGDGGGGRAGGSSYQLSYATLRQPPPPDMGMEDWASKHLNMHTQGLFRRRVSIANMLSWNRGSIKKPMLVTSNRAVRKEACEMFKLVQAYMGDRPSRLDRRHCALLIVTKCWDMPGLRDELYVQLVRQTTGNTSPRSLAAGWELMAVSLAFFAPSPKFRCYLEGYIQRHTEPTSDKKRESQTEQQVTQFILEQQELKLKKNSKSRKKRKQNTDEEEGLPISTYAKFCYRKLQKVAITGGKKGLRKPTLEEIDHSRRAIVTPSLFGSSLEEVMERQTELFPDRKLPWVQVQLSQYVLALGGAQTEGIFRVPGDIDEVNALKLQVDQWRIPENLSDPNVPASLMKLWYRELEEPLIPMNFYKQCVSNYDDPVSAIAVVQSLPELNRLVLCYFIHFLQVFAQPANVAVTKMDVNNLAMVMAPNCLRCQSDDPRVIFENTRKEMSFLRMLIVHLDTSFVEGVV from the exons CTCTGATTGGGTGGAGATCCTGGAGCCGCGCTCTCGAGAGCGCATGTATGTGAACCTGACCACCGGCGAGTGCGGCTGGGAACCCCCGCTAGGCGCTCCTGTCCGCCAGGCTGACGGCAACCAGTGGTGGGAGCTGTTCGACCCCCACAGCGGCCGTTTCTACTACTATAACTCTGCCGGGCGCCGCACCGTCTGGCATCGACCCCAGGGAGGAGATATAGTGCCCCTCTCCCAGCTCCAGGCCATGAAGCGCTGCAGTGAGGCCAAGCGGGTTGCGGGTTCCGCGGAGAGGCACCACCATGGGACCACGGGGAGTATCGGCAGCGTAGGGAGCCAGGGGCGCCGCACCCCTCTGCCTGAGCAGGACAGAGACACCCCGCTCCCCAGAGCCCCAGAGACCGCTGAGAAAGAGACCGCCGACCCCGAGCCGGAGCCGGCAGCGGACAACAGATCCCAGGGAGACGGCAGCAGCACTGAACACAGTGCAGATGGCAGCAAAGAACCGCAGAG GGACGCTTCCCAAAGATGGCAGCCCCCACCCGGCACTAAGGCGGCCATGTTGGTGAAGGTGAATAGCATGAGCCGTAGCCAGCCCATCCCAGCCTTGCAGCAGCACCTCCACCACAGTACACACAACAAAGCCAACACCTTCACACTCCACCCCTCCAGCAACAAGGCCCAAGGGGGACACCTCAGCTCCACCCAGGGATACAAGACTGCCCCTTCCGGCAAAATGGCAGCTGACACACGCCAGGCCCACCACCTGAGAAAAGCTAGCAACGGCAGCTTCTGTTTGGTGACATCAGAGAGCGGCCATCCCAGTCCGCTCCTTCACAGGTCGCAGACCAGCACGCCACGCCCAGTCTCCCCCCAGTATGGCTGCACTGCCCCAATCTATGATGACCCAGTGTCAGAGTGCCCCATATATGATGAGCCCCCAATAGACATGGAAGTAGAGGGGGTGCACCTCTACAACGGGCCATCTCTGTCCCGCCTCACACCCACCCACAGCCTCCAGAAGCCCAGGCTCCTCCAGCACCCTGGTTCGTCCCACTCAGCCTCCAGGCACAAGAGGAACCCCTCTGCCTCAGACTACAGCCCAGCTGGCCTGGAGTGTATCAAGCACATGATCAACGTGGACCCCAAACAGGGACACCTGTCTGGTTCTCCCGTCCCCACACGTACCCCCTCCCCTACCTCCAGGCAGGATGCTCTCTTGtcccagcctcagcctcagcctcagccacaTCCCCAGCACCAGGCCCTGTCTCTTCCCCAGGCTCGAGGCCAGCCGAGGGACAGGGAGCCAGGGACCCCGGGCCCGGGCACACTGGAGAAGAAGCAGAGCTGGCGGGCCCTTGAGGCCACCGTGCAGCGGGCCATGGAGGCACGacacagcaggcagagcagCCAGGCCTCGCAGGACTTCCCCACCCCGACCCCGCAGGCCACGGCCACCTATCAGGACTCCGGTTACTCCACCGGCCCCTCCCCTagcctgaggaggaagagcaggaggagggtgGGCGCCGGCGCCGGAGCGGGAGGCAGGCCGGGGTCAGTGGGCAGCAGCGGGGAGCTGTGCGCCCTCAACGAGAGGCTGATGGCCGAGATGAGGGAGGTGGTGAGTCGCTCCAACACCATGAGGGAGGTGAGGGCGGGGCTGGAGCCGgagatgggggagaggggggtcgTGCCCCGGACGCGCTCCCCTGCGGACTCGCTCAGGTGGTACGGAGGAGCAGGGGGGTCAGCGGGCAGGTGTTCGTCACGAGAGGACCTCACTGGGGCCGCCCGGTCACTGAGTAGGGCAGGTAACCATGGCAACCCTGCCCTGACACCCCTGGAGATACCAGGGAGGCAGAAAAGGACCTACGAGAAGGTGGACACCCTGGAGAAGAGTATCACTAGCCAGGCCAGCCTGTCCTCACCAGAGACCCCAGGACCTCCCTCACAG GCGGGCACCCTAGAGCTGCAGGCTCAGTTGGAGAGCAGGAAGAAAGGCATGGTGGACGGGCGGACCGCTTCACTGGGCCCCCACCGCCCCGCCGCCCATGACAGCAGAGAAGGAGGCGATGGGGGCGGAGGAAGGGCGGGAGGCTCCTCCTACCAGCTCTCCTACGCCACCCTGCGGCAGCCCCCGCCCCCGGACATGGGCATGGAGGACTGGGCCAGCAAGCACCTCAACATGCACACTCAAGGCCTGTTCCGCCGCCGCGTCTCCATCGCCAACATGCTGTCGTGGAACCGCGGCTCCATCAAGAAGCCCATGCTGGTCACCAGCAACCGCGCCGTCAGGAAGGAGGCCTGCGAGATGTTCAAGCTGGTGCAGGCCTACATGGGAGACCGGCCCTCGCGGCTGGACCGCCGCCACTGCGCCCTACTCATCGTCACCAAGTGCTGGGACATGCCGGGGCTGAGGGACGAGCTGTACGTGCAGCTGGTGAGGCAGACTACCGGCAACACCAGCCCCAGGAGCTTGGCGGCGGGCTGGGAGCTCATGGCCGTCAGCTTGGCCTTCTTCGCCCCCTCGCCCAAGTTCCGCTGCTACCTGGAGGGCTACAtccagagacacacagagcccACCAGCGACAAGAAACGTGAGTCTCAGACTGAGCAACAGG TGACTCAGTTCATACTGGAACAGCAGGAGCTGAAGCTGAAGAAGAATTCAAAGTCCAGAAAGAAACGAAAACAGAACACCGACGAGGAAGAGG GCCTGCCGATCAGCACATATGCAAAGTTCTGCTATCGGAAACTGCAGAAGGTGGCCATCACTGGAGGCAAAAAG GGTCTACGCAAGCCCACCTTGGAGGAGATCGACCACAGCAGGCGGGCCATCGTCACTCCCTCCCTGTTTGGCAGCTCCctggaggaggtgatggagaggCAGACTGAGCTGTTCCCAGACAGGAAGCTGCCCTGGGTGCAGGTTCAGCTCTCCCAGTACGTTCTAGCGCTGGGCGGGGCCCAGACGGAGGGCATCTTCAG GGTGCCTGGAGACATCGATGAAGTGAATGCGCTGAAGCTGCAGGTGGACCAGTGGAGGATCCCAGAGAATCTCTCCGACCCCAACGTCCCAG CCTCTCTGATGAAGCTGTGGTacagggagctggaggagccTCTCATCCCCATGAACTTCTACAAGCAGTGTGTCAGTAACTATGACGACCCGGTGTCGGCCATCGCTGTGGTGCAGTCTCTGCCTGAGCTGAACAGGCTGGTGCTCTGCTACTTCATCCACTTTCTGCAG